The proteins below are encoded in one region of Nitrospira sp.:
- the forB2 gene encoding ferredoxin oxidoreductase, producing the protein MSLDYVKFSNGFEKFMPKEYRDMVEHGPFGKKVSVSQMGSFKEVLEEHPMCAGCAMTLFIRLAMIAFPNPEDTITVGTAGCGRLAISQAAIPFVYGNYGDQNGVASGLSRGLRLRFGDKPKDVVVMAGDGGTADIGFQQVLHSWFRRERFTTIMLDNEVYGNTGGQESGMTNRGAVLKMAPLGKKFEKMDMVQMAKVAGCAYVATVVPNNPRRVESVIKKAVLIAREVGSSYIQAYTSCNIEYAIPTDKVMEDAKTVENDRYAFSEYITDEAKQYLTERYGYKEYLPKPGAPAAAIPGKA; encoded by the coding sequence ATGAGTCTCGATTACGTCAAGTTTTCAAACGGCTTTGAAAAGTTCATGCCGAAGGAATATCGGGACATGGTAGAGCATGGACCCTTCGGGAAAAAAGTTTCGGTCTCGCAGATGGGGTCGTTCAAGGAAGTGCTTGAGGAGCATCCCATGTGCGCAGGGTGTGCCATGACGCTTTTCATTCGCCTTGCCATGATTGCCTTTCCGAATCCTGAAGATACGATCACAGTGGGCACGGCCGGTTGTGGACGGTTGGCCATTTCTCAGGCTGCCATCCCGTTTGTGTACGGTAACTACGGTGACCAAAATGGAGTAGCCAGTGGACTCTCTCGCGGATTGCGCCTCCGATTCGGCGACAAACCGAAGGATGTGGTTGTGATGGCCGGAGATGGTGGAACGGCGGATATCGGATTCCAGCAGGTTCTCCATTCGTGGTTTCGAAGAGAACGGTTTACCACAATTATGTTGGACAACGAGGTATACGGGAATACGGGCGGTCAAGAGAGCGGCATGACCAACCGCGGGGCGGTTCTAAAGATGGCCCCGCTCGGGAAGAAATTCGAAAAGATGGATATGGTGCAAATGGCGAAGGTCGCCGGCTGCGCCTACGTGGCCACGGTAGTGCCGAATAACCCCCGTCGCGTCGAGAGTGTCATTAAAAAGGCGGTCTTGATCGCTCGTGAGGTTGGGTCCTCCTACATTCAAGCCTACACCTCTTGCAACATCGAGTACGCGATCCCGACAGATAAGGTCATGGAGGATGCGAAGACCGTTGAAAATGATCGGTATGCCTTCTCAGAGTACATTACCGACGAAGCGAAACAGTATCTGACGGAGCGCTATGGTTACAAGGAGTATCTCCCCAAACCAGGTGCACCGGCGGCCGCAATCCCCGGAAAGGCTTAA